A single genomic interval of Scyliorhinus canicula chromosome 15, sScyCan1.1, whole genome shotgun sequence harbors:
- the g0s2 gene encoding G0/G1 switch protein 2 has translation METMNELIPFAREMLAQRPNRKMVKIYVVGSVLTFFGVVIGLVETVCSPFAAVTEPREQPEVKSKLPTEPSKEPKQLKEVKRQITRNGSYRKHAS, from the coding sequence ATGGAAACTATGAACGAGTTGATCCCTTTCGCCAGGGAGATGCTTGCCCAAAGACCCAACCGGAAGATGGTGAAGATTTATGTGGTGGGCTCGGTGTTGACCTTTTTCGGGGTGGTCATTGGGTTGGTGGAGACGGTCTGCTCGCCCTTCGCAGCGGTCACTGAGCCCAGGGAGCAGCCGGAGGTGAaaagcaaactccccacagaaccCAGCAAGGAGCCGAAACAGCTCAAAGAAGTGAAAAGGCAGATAACGAGGAACGGATCGTACAGAAAGCATGCCTCCTGA